TTATGTAATAACATTATTTATTTCAATTGTGATTAGACGGATAATAATGACTGTTAAATGTGCTTGTTCAAAGTTCGTTGTACCACACGAGCCCTTGATATGGTTTGGCTTTTAAACTATCGAGACGACTTTGCAATGACCCTACATGCAATTCCAACTTATGTCCATCTGGGTCAAGAATATAAAGCGACTCACCTTCGCTGCGATTCTCTAGCCAAGTATTTATATTAAGCTCTTATAATTTATGACCGAAGTTCGTTAGCTCAACTTGCGCTACAATCAAAGCCATATAGTAATAGTCACTTTGAGTACTAAAAGGGCTATGCAGTTTGTCAAACTAAGATAAACATAGCCACAAATCGCCCGGTGATAAATAGACACCATTTTCCCAACGTACATGAGCCTTAGCGCCGAGAAAACGATAGAATTCAATCGATGAAATAAGATCTAGCAATGACAAAGTAATATGGTTTACACCCGTTGTCATACCGGCAAACTCAGTGATTTTTTCATCACAAGCACATGATAGCCCTTTGAATGTGTCTCAAACATTGGTTCAAAACCCAATTGACGATATAAACCGCCATCTAATCGCTCTGTTTGCAAGTAGAGCGTGTTTATCTGCGCTAATTTCGCTTGCGACACAACATAAGACATCAGCACTTTACCAATCTGCATGCCTCTCATTTGCGCGTCCACATACACTCCACCAACCCAATGTTCATATTGTGGGTAGTCATCCATTTCTCGAATTTTTAGCTCCGCAGCCGCAACCAACTGGTTATCAATTAACGCAATGATTATTTTAGGCAAGGTGTTTTGATTTAATGAGTTTTTCAGCTTTTCACTCATCTGCTCTAATGTGTACCGACCTCTTTGCTCACACCATTCAGAATAGTACCAACCAGCTATGGTAGAGAGATGTTCTGGCTTATCTGCTAAATAATAAAACACTAGCTCCTTGTTCATTGGTAACTCCTTCTATTTTTATGCCAACCACTTATACATGATATAACTATCAACAAATCCCAAGTGCGGGTGGCGATAAGCGTGCGGAATAGTGCCGATGATCTCATACCCCAACTTTTTCCAGAGCGAAACCGCAATTTCATTACTCGAAACAACTGAGTTAAATTGCATCGCCTTAAACCCAAGTGCCAAAGCTTGTACCTGTGAGTGCTCACATAATTTTCTTGCTAAACCTTTGCCACGCGCTTTCGGTGAAACCATATAACCACAATTACATATATGGTCGCTGGGTCCCATTGCGTTTGCCTTTATATAGTAGCTCCCTAAAACTTCTTCACCGTCCACGTAAACAAAGGCTTTTATCGGCTCTTCACACCAGATCTGATAGGCGCGTTTTTCATCCATCTGAGGATCAAAAGCGTAGGTCTCCTGCTGAAATATAACGTCTTTAAATACGGGCCAAAACGCATGAAAATCTTGTTTTGTCATCTCTTTAATCATGTCCAGTACTCCTCAATGATCGTGCAGAGAACACACCTTTATATTTAATTTATAGAAAACAGGGTTTGACTCAGAGAAATAGACATTGGCAGGTTTTCTAAAAAATTTGATTCTCGGGAAGTTTTTGGCCACTCAGTACCTGTTTGTATTCTAAAATAGACACGTATAAAGCAAGCTCTAATGGAAAACAAGTTGTCTGTGGCTCGTTTATCAATTCACTACTTTGGTGCAAAGCCTAAACATGTTCCCACTTCGCTTCATCACTTAACATTGTAGCTAAAAGCTTTTTGAGCTCTAATTAATCAGCATCACTTATTTTAAGAAAGTGCATATACAAACCCTGCCATCCCTTCATCTTCACAAAAGAAGCGATTTAGTTGGACATCGAATTTCGTGCGATTCTTTTTTAAGATATGGATATCTGTTTTTCTCGTAATGGTTCATTCGATCACTTGCAAAGACTTCATCCAAACCGCCTCCTTAAGGCTTTTTGGTATTCCACTCACAAGAAATTTTAAAACACATTATGACTTAGATTTTCTAAGTTTTACCCAAATCTGCATACTTAATAATCCTAAGTTGTGTTTTTTTAAAACCAGAAGTGCCAAAACCATTACGTTAAACGAATATATCTTTAATCATCACTTCAGTGTGTTGGCAATAGAAAGTACAACGTTTTTACGTGTGACCTGCAAGCTGTTTAAAACAGCCAAAGTCTATTTCAGCCAGTGAACGCTCATGATAACCAAACTTTTCATTCCATTGCTTTACATTAAGTTGATGCCACTAATATTATGGCATAGTTTGTCTGGTGACTTTTCTCTCTTGGAGGATCCGCGTCACGACACCTTGCACCTTCAATTCAAGTTTTTAAATCTTAACTCTAGCAGCCTTGACGATCAAATAAATCATTTGATATTAATAAGTACTACACACTACTTTTATACAAATTTAATTTAGATAAGTTCAATCAATAATACACTGTTCTTTGAAGTGGCTACTGTGATGTGCCCAAAAAGCCTATCTATTTAAATACATACATTAATTAAAAATAATCAATTGACGTGATATTTTTCCATTACAAAGATGAAAAGTATGAGTTGAAGGACCAAAAACAGTTATTTTCACAAGCAAATATACACACAGCAAAAAACCAAAAGCCTATAAAAAATAAAAAAAGCTTAGCATTAAAATAGCTTTTAACACTTCACATAACATAAAATTTTAAAGAATTACATTAAGGCGTAAATTATGAAAGTTAGATATGATAACACCACTAATAGCGTTGATTGGCAGCAAGTCAGCGAATTGTTTAAGTCTGTCGGCTGGGCAGAGCGAACTCCAGAACAACTTAAAAAAGCATTCAATGCTAGCTCATTTAAATACTTTGCATATCACGAGACAGAGTTAATTGGAGTAGGCAGAACAGTAGATGACGGTTGCTTTTATGCGTGGATAGTAGACTTAGCAATTCATCCAAAATATCAAGATCTTAAGATTGGTAAGACTATATTGAGTAAGTTGGAAACAAACTTGAGTTCTTATATCACAACGATGCTAACAGCAGCACCTGGAAAAAGTGGGTTTTATGAAAAGTTAGGTTGGGAAAAACAGCGATCAGCCTATATCTTTCCAAGATCAGAAGAGCAATTAAAAGAGTTTGTTTTTCCCGAGTGAAAACAACGTTTTTCGCATGTAAATAAATAGCAATGTATAAAATATGACTTCACATTATATTTAGGTGTAAAAAAGGGCCTTGTTGAGCAAATATGCTCTTCCTAACTGTCTTGTCATTTTTACTGATATTCAGGCATACCTAGCCTGTTCATCGTGTTGATCACCTTGGCTTTAATCATTACTTCTGTGTGTTGACTGTTGAAGGTACGGCTTGTTAATTGGTCACCCGTAAGCTGTTTAAAACGATAAACGCCCGTTTCAGCCAGCGAACACTCATGATAACCCGACTTTTCCTTCCAGTGTTTTAAACTAAATTGATGTATTAATATTATGGCGCTGTTTCTCGGGTGACCTTTCTCCCAATATTGGGCATTTTCCCTTGGGGGATCCGAGCTACGGCACCTTTGGCTGCAATTTCATCGTAGCAATCACGCGTATCATAAGCACCATCACCGGTGACTCTGTCAACATTTCGCCGTAGTGGTTGTAGTAAATCACCTAACACTTCACCATCCGATACATTCACCATTGATAGCTCTGCACTGACAATGTCATGACTGGCTGCATCTATCGCTAAATGCAACTTACGCCAAGTTCGACGCTTGTTGGCTCGGTGTTTTCGGGTATGCCATTCGCCGTTACCATAAACTTTTAGGCCGGTGCTATCGACAACAATATCAATAAATCCCTGCGTGGTTGGCTTGGTTCGATATTGAACATCTAGTGTCTTTCCTCGCTTGCACAAACAGCTGTAACCAGGTGAATGAATAGGTGCATCCATTAAATTGAGGAGGGAATTAACGAACCCTTCAAGTGCTCGAAGTGGCAAATTAAAGACAGACCGAAGTGTCAGGCAAGTTTCAATTGCAAAGTCAGTATATTTATTTGAACGACCACGCCCACCGTGTTTTTCTGTGGTTTGCCATTGATGAATAGCGTCGTCGCTGAGCCAAATAGCAATATTACCACGCTGTATCAACGCTCGGTTATAGGCAGACCAGTTCTTAATTTTCTTTGTCATGGCGACATAGGTTACGTTATGTTTTTTTGATCTGATCACGCAAAAGGTCATAAGTTCAATTATTTAGGAAACAAGGCCTAACGTTACTGTAGCAGTCATTTCAGGTATATAAACAATTAATAAAGTTAATGCATTATAAAATACTAAATTTAAAACAAACCTTAAGTAAGAGTATTTTATTCGCAGCCCACAATGCTTGATAAGCCGCGATATGCGAAACTAGCTTTTACCAGCCTTGTGCTGTTGTAACCACCTATCTAAACAGTTTGCAAACTGCTGCTTTTCACTTTGGCTTAATGGAGGCGGCCCACCGGTTTGAACACCACTACTTCTCATCGTATCCATAAAGTCACGTATATTCAAACGCGAACGGATGTTTTCCGTCGTATACATTTCACCACGAGTGCTCAGTGCAAGTCCGCCCTTCTCAATAACTTCTGCTGCGAGAGGGATATCACTGGTGATCACCAAGTCACCTGCGTTCATACGCTTTACGATTTCGTTGTCTGCAACGTCAAAA
This genomic window from Pseudoalteromonas luteoviolacea contains:
- a CDS encoding GNAT family N-acetyltransferase, translated to MNKELVFYYLADKPEHLSTIAGWYYSEWCEQRGRYTLEQMSEKLKNSLNQNTLPKIIIALIDNQLVAAAELKIREMDDYPQYEHWVGGVYVDAQMRGMQIGKVLMSYVVSQAKLAQINTLYLQTERLDGGLYRQLGFEPMFETHSKGYHVLVMKKSLSLPV
- a CDS encoding GNAT family N-acetyltransferase — protein: MIKEMTKQDFHAFWPVFKDVIFQQETYAFDPQMDEKRAYQIWCEEPIKAFVYVDGEEVLGSYYIKANAMGPSDHICNCGYMVSPKARGKGLARKLCEHSQVQALALGFKAMQFNSVVSSNEIAVSLWKKLGYEIIGTIPHAYRHPHLGFVDSYIMYKWLA
- a CDS encoding GNAT family N-acetyltransferase; the protein is MKVRYDNTTNSVDWQQVSELFKSVGWAERTPEQLKKAFNASSFKYFAYHETELIGVGRTVDDGCFYAWIVDLAIHPKYQDLKIGKTILSKLETNLSSYITTMLTAAPGKSGFYEKLGWEKQRSAYIFPRSEEQLKEFVFPE
- a CDS encoding YaiI/YqxD family protein, with product MAIWVDADACPVVIREILFRAAVRTQVTVTLVANQYLKTPPSPYICKLQVSAGFDVADNEIVKRMNAGDLVITSDIPLAAEVIEKGGLALSTRGEMYTTENIRSRLNIRDFMDTMRSSGVQTGGPPPLSQSEKQQFANCLDRWLQQHKAGKS